The genome window GAGCTGGCGGGCCGCAGAAAGACGGCCATCACTTTCTATGCTGGTGAACGTACCTTAGGGACAAGTCCCTTGAAGAAAGCTCCAGGACCCTCGTTCTTGGCCATGTTGGAGAGAATTCGGAAGCCACTCTCAGGGTTGTCGAAGTTTCGGTTCTGGATACGGGTCTTGATAACGTCAAGGGGAGCAGAGACAACGAGAGAAGCGGAAGCGCCAGCAATAGAAGCAATAAAGTTCTGGAACCAGCTGGCCTTATTGTAATCCTCAAGATGGAAAATGTACTCCTTGGCAAAAGCAGATCCACCGAACAGCTACGCCAAGTTAGTCTTCCAAAGCAACTCAAGGAGCAGAATGTCACACATACAGCGAAAGATCCAGGGGCGTTACGAGCAGCAGTCCAGCCCCAACCACGGTACAGGCCGAAACCCTCATCGGCAACGATCTTGAGGACGCCACGGCCACGGAAAGCCTCGGGGTTTGTCTGAcgcttgatcttgaggacATCAAGAGGTAGGAGAACAATCTCACCAATACCGATCAGACTGTGGGGCGCATTAgttcaagcttctcgagaaacAAAGGTCTTCATATCCTACCTTCCAGCAGTAGAGTGCATGATGGCTTTTCCAGTCTTCTTGCCGAAGGCGTTCTCAAAGTCTGCTCCATAGTGCTTGGAGAGGTAATCACGGGCAACAGGCTGGCCACCATACTTGTACACACGCTGGAGGACCTTGTAACCGGCGGCGTATCCCAGCCCAGGGAAGAGAGAAACGAATTTTCGTCCGAGGGGAGCGGtggccttgtccttgaagaTAACCTTGTTCAACTCGCTGGCGCTGGATATCTACAAGCACAAACTGTCAATATCTTGTCCAATGGCATGCATCAAGAGAGGTAGGTTGCTTACACGAGTCTGGTTGCTCATCAACCGCTTCGCAATGGTGTCGACCTTGTGGAGGGGTTAGTGAACAACTCCAAGATTTGTCGCAACTGGTTGTGCTCAAAAGAGGTGGGGTTCCGTACAGGATGGAAGACGGCCAGCTCAGCAATACCAGCGGAACCTGTCAAGATGTTGTCAGCTCGAACTAGAGATATCGATTGCAGGAAATCGTAAAGCAATAGCATAGTCGCCTTCTCAATTGGAGTGAAACGTACCGGAGCCGAGGACACGAGCCAGGCCGGACTCCTTCTCGCGACCAGCAGCGACGGGAGGAGACATCTTGATGAGATAGAGTAATACAAATCAGGTCAAGATACTGCTTTGACAGTAGTTCCCAGGAGTTTCACGAAGTTTAAAAAAACAGAATCGTGAGCTTGTCGCGAGAGCAAGAGTTCGGGTATAAGACTCAAGAGCTGGCTGCTTGGGAAATTTTTCCTGTCACCCAATGCACTTATCTCTTTTCAGTTCCTAGGAATCCCCTGGCCTTGTTCTTAACCCCTGCTAAATCACCCTGGCGTATTTGTGCTTGTATGTACCGACGTCGGAGAATCGTGGAGCTTTTAGCTATCCGTCTACGGATTCCATAtgatttttttttctctGGTGTGTTGAGAGAGGCTCCACTCTTGAATCTCGACCCTCAACAACCCCTGGCCAAGCACGAGCCACAGTTTATACAAGCCACTGACAAGTAATCACGGTACCCTATAGCC of Fusarium oxysporum Fo47 chromosome I, complete sequence contains these proteins:
- a CDS encoding mitochondrial carrier domain-containing protein — encoded protein: MSPPVAAGREKESGLARVLGSGSAGIAELAVFHPVDTIAKRLMSNQTRISSASELNKVIFKDKATAPLGRKFVSLFPGLGYAAGYKVLQRVYKYGGQPVARDYLSKHYGADFENAFGKKTGKAIMHSTAGSLIGIGEIVLLPLDVLKIKRQTNPEAFRGRGVLKIVADEGFGLYRGWGWTAARNAPGSFALFGGSAFAKEYIFHLEDYNKASWFQNFIASIAGASASLVVSAPLDVIKTRIQNRNFDNPESGFRILSNMAKNEGPGAFFKGLVPKLLMTGPKLVFSFWLAQTLIPAFDTAFKK